A DNA window from Megalobrama amblycephala isolate DHTTF-2021 linkage group LG11, ASM1881202v1, whole genome shotgun sequence contains the following coding sequences:
- the mylk4b gene encoding myosin light chain kinase family member 4 isoform X3, producing the protein MEGEESRIKELDVGRLEFFGHLERVERMRCYWELKHVQLKTLEQFREKDGKEKSKVYSKGLKTQKKKKPLDASDLVQAGFEEVQKLNQQNNQLSQCTTETAASTAAHLDLIEEEQKGESHKERKDDKQQAAVEDEAREQEIDAELLQIKEEDKKEEEESSKKEEAIWLSEGSQLAAPNSSGQTDESITVTPDSSEENLETTVSTKRHVADETLTDDLKKSRVEEASEEEDKELKEEEEAGLEAAEAGPERPEEGTEEERKDAESESIDEYVIDSSPPPPAPFEHRLVAPKTHQITSYYTINKEEVLGGGRFGMVHKCVEKSSGLILAAKIIKARSQKEKEVVKCEIEVMNQLNHANLIQLYAAFESRHEIILVMEYVDGGELFDRIIDENYKLTELDTVLFIRQISEGLQYMHKMYILHLDLKPENILCVSRETNKVKIIDFGLARRYKPREKLRVNFGTPEFLAPEVINYEFVSFPTDMWSLGVITYMLLSGLSPFLGEDDNETLNNILACQWSFEEAEFADISEEAKDFITRLLVKSKSWRMSASQSLKHPWLSDRALHFRLHHKKNKCHSSHAPPPEG; encoded by the exons tTTAGAGAAAAGGATGGGAAGGAGAAATCTAAAGTGTACTCAAAAGGGTTAAAAACCCAGAAGAAAAAGAAACCACTTGATGCATCAG ACTTAGTTCAGGCTGGTTTTGAAGAAGTGCAAAAGCTCAATCAACAGAACAATCAGCTTTCTCAATGCACAACAGAGACAGCGGCCAGCACAGCTGCGCATCTGGATCTTATTGAAGAGGAGCAAAAAGGAGAGAGCCATAAGGAAAGAAAGGATGACAAACAACAGGCTGCAGTGGAAGACGAGGCAAGAGAGCAGGAAATTGATGCTGAATTATTGCAGATAAAAGAAGAGGataaaaaggaggaagaggagagtTCAAAGAAAGAGGAGGCGATTTGGTTATCAGAGGGGAGCCAACTAGCTGCTCCAAATTCATCTGGCCAGACCGATGAAAGCATTACAGTCACACCAGACAG CTCTGAGGAGAATCTGGAAACAACTGTCAGCACTAAGAGGCATGTTGCTGACGAGACGCTGACAGATGACCTTAAAAAAAGCCGAGTGGAGGAGGCGTCAGAGGAAGAGGATAAGGAAttaaaggaggaagaggaggcaGGACTTGAAGCTGCAGAGGCGGGACCAGAGAGACCAGAGGAGGGGACAGAAGAGGAGAGGAAAGATGCAGAGTCAGAGTCAATCGACGAATATGTCATTG ATTCTTCCCCTCCACCACCTGCACCATTTGAGCACCGTCTAGTGGCACCCAAAACCCACCAGATTACCAGCTACTACACTATCAATAAAGAGGAAGTTCTCGGAGG AGGACGCTTTGGCATGGTGCACAAATGTGTCGAGAAATCTTCTGGCCTCATATTAGCAGCCAAGATCATCAAAGCCAGGAGTCAGAAAGAGAAG GAGGTAGTAAAGTGTGAGATTGAAGTGATGAACCAGTTGAATCACGCCAATCTGATCCAGCTCTACGCCGCCTTTGAATCTCGACATGAAATCATTCTAGTGATGGAGTA TGTTGATGGTGGAGAGCTGTTTGACCGGATCATAGATGAGAACTATAAGCTGACCGAGTTGGACACGGTGCTGTTCATCAGGCAGATCAGTGAAGGGCTTCAGTATATGCACAAGATGTACATATTACACCTTGATCTAAAG CCTGAAAACATTCTCTGTGTCAGTCGAGAAACAAACAAGGTCAAGATAATCGACTTTGGGCTTGCAAGGAG ATATAAACCCAGGGAAAAGTTGAGGGTGAACTTTGGTACGCCTGAGTTCCTGGCTCCTGAGGTCATCAACTATGAATTTGTCTCATTCCCAACCGATATGTGGAGTTTAGGTGTCATCACTTACATGCT GCTCAGCGGCTTGTCTCCGTTCCTGGGTGAGGATGATAATGAGACGCTAAATAACATCCTGGCATGTCAGTGGAGTTTTGAAGAGGCAGAGTTCGCCGACATCTCTGAGGAGGCCAAAGACTTCATCACACGCCTGCTTGTGAAGAGCAAAAG CTGGAGAATGAGTGCATCCCAGTCCCTGAAACACCCATGGCTTTCAGACCGAGCGCTTCACTTCCGTCTTCACCATAAG AAAAACAAGTGTCACTCTTCACATGCCCCTCCTCCAGAGGGCTAA
- the mylk4b gene encoding myosin light chain kinase family member 4 isoform X2 — translation MENFLRDKDLWIVGSVCLVASILWRRFWNLFTYKRKRDTSPESSSIDIQFREKDGKEKSKVYSKGLKTQKKKKPLDASDLVQAGFEEVQKLNQQNNQLSQCTTETAASTAAHLDLIEEEQKGESHKERKDDKQQAAVEDEAREQEIDAELLQIKEEDKKEEEESSKKEEAIWLSEGSQLAAPNSSGQTDESITVTPDSSEENLETTVSTKRHVADETLTDDLKKSRVEEASEEEDKELKEEEEAGLEAAEAGPERPEEGTEEERKDAESESIDEYVIDSSPPPPAPFEHRLVAPKTHQITSYYTINKEEVLGGGRFGMVHKCVEKSSGLILAAKIIKARSQKEKEVVKCEIEVMNQLNHANLIQLYAAFESRHEIILVMEYVDGGELFDRIIDENYKLTELDTVLFIRQISEGLQYMHKMYILHLDLKPENILCVSRETNKVKIIDFGLARRYKPREKLRVNFGTPEFLAPEVINYEFVSFPTDMWSLGVITYMLLSGLSPFLGEDDNETLNNILACQWSFEEAEFADISEEAKDFITRLLVKSKSWRMSASQSLKHPWLSDRALHFRLHHKKNKCHSSHAPPPEG, via the exons tTTAGAGAAAAGGATGGGAAGGAGAAATCTAAAGTGTACTCAAAAGGGTTAAAAACCCAGAAGAAAAAGAAACCACTTGATGCATCAG ACTTAGTTCAGGCTGGTTTTGAAGAAGTGCAAAAGCTCAATCAACAGAACAATCAGCTTTCTCAATGCACAACAGAGACAGCGGCCAGCACAGCTGCGCATCTGGATCTTATTGAAGAGGAGCAAAAAGGAGAGAGCCATAAGGAAAGAAAGGATGACAAACAACAGGCTGCAGTGGAAGACGAGGCAAGAGAGCAGGAAATTGATGCTGAATTATTGCAGATAAAAGAAGAGGataaaaaggaggaagaggagagtTCAAAGAAAGAGGAGGCGATTTGGTTATCAGAGGGGAGCCAACTAGCTGCTCCAAATTCATCTGGCCAGACCGATGAAAGCATTACAGTCACACCAGACAG CTCTGAGGAGAATCTGGAAACAACTGTCAGCACTAAGAGGCATGTTGCTGACGAGACGCTGACAGATGACCTTAAAAAAAGCCGAGTGGAGGAGGCGTCAGAGGAAGAGGATAAGGAAttaaaggaggaagaggaggcaGGACTTGAAGCTGCAGAGGCGGGACCAGAGAGACCAGAGGAGGGGACAGAAGAGGAGAGGAAAGATGCAGAGTCAGAGTCAATCGACGAATATGTCATTG ATTCTTCCCCTCCACCACCTGCACCATTTGAGCACCGTCTAGTGGCACCCAAAACCCACCAGATTACCAGCTACTACACTATCAATAAAGAGGAAGTTCTCGGAGG AGGACGCTTTGGCATGGTGCACAAATGTGTCGAGAAATCTTCTGGCCTCATATTAGCAGCCAAGATCATCAAAGCCAGGAGTCAGAAAGAGAAG GAGGTAGTAAAGTGTGAGATTGAAGTGATGAACCAGTTGAATCACGCCAATCTGATCCAGCTCTACGCCGCCTTTGAATCTCGACATGAAATCATTCTAGTGATGGAGTA TGTTGATGGTGGAGAGCTGTTTGACCGGATCATAGATGAGAACTATAAGCTGACCGAGTTGGACACGGTGCTGTTCATCAGGCAGATCAGTGAAGGGCTTCAGTATATGCACAAGATGTACATATTACACCTTGATCTAAAG CCTGAAAACATTCTCTGTGTCAGTCGAGAAACAAACAAGGTCAAGATAATCGACTTTGGGCTTGCAAGGAG ATATAAACCCAGGGAAAAGTTGAGGGTGAACTTTGGTACGCCTGAGTTCCTGGCTCCTGAGGTCATCAACTATGAATTTGTCTCATTCCCAACCGATATGTGGAGTTTAGGTGTCATCACTTACATGCT GCTCAGCGGCTTGTCTCCGTTCCTGGGTGAGGATGATAATGAGACGCTAAATAACATCCTGGCATGTCAGTGGAGTTTTGAAGAGGCAGAGTTCGCCGACATCTCTGAGGAGGCCAAAGACTTCATCACACGCCTGCTTGTGAAGAGCAAAAG CTGGAGAATGAGTGCATCCCAGTCCCTGAAACACCCATGGCTTTCAGACCGAGCGCTTCACTTCCGTCTTCACCATAAG AAAAACAAGTGTCACTCTTCACATGCCCCTCCTCCAGAGGGCTAA